From the Carassius auratus strain Wakin chromosome 36, ASM336829v1, whole genome shotgun sequence genome, the window TTGTGTAGTGATCAGTAAAGCAACTGAACTTCCTCAGGGAAGTAATAAGGTAAAAGCAATTGTGGATATTGCAAATGACTACTTAGGATTTAGCTCACAAGCTAGTAAGATTCAAGAGATACTGAATAGTAAATATGAGGGTCAAAATAGTGATTAAAAGCCTTATAGTACTTTTCATTCTTCAATGGAATGCCAGAAGTGTAATTGCAAATGGTCAAGAATTTAAGAGatatatacataatctgaaagaaaAACCTGAGGTCATATGCATAAACATGGTTAAAACCACATCTTGATTAGATGTGATAGAGGAAAAAGGCAGGGGAGGAGGGTGTATGACATTTATTAAATTAGGAATACCGTATAGGTTTATTAATACCAAGGATCATGAATGTGTGgtaattgaaatatttaatttcaattaattaaaattataggCCTATTGCACTCACTTCACATTTTGGAAATTTAATGGAAAAAATTATAGTTGGGCGTTTTAATTATTTTCTAGAATACATAAATCCACTTAAAGGGTATCAAACTGGATTTCGGAAATGCAAGTCAACAACAGATGCTCTGGTCAAAGTATGCAATGAAGTTGAAAAGTTGTTAATAATGAAAGAAGTAATGGTGCCAGTTTTCCTGGATATTGAGAAAACCTATGACACAATGTGGAGAGAAGGTTTACTGATTAAATTAGGAAAATTGGAAATTAATGGGAAAGTGTATAATTACATACTTGACTTTTTCTCTCAACGTTCCATTAGGGTCAAAGTGGGAGATGCAGTGTCTGATGAGTTTATTGTTGAAAATGGGATTCCTCAGGGGAGTGTTATCAGTCCTATCTTGTTCAACATAATGATTAAATGACATATATGAAAAACTGGGAGATAGTAACGAATGTCTATTATATGCAGATGATGCTGTCATTTGGAGAAGAGGACGTAATATTTCATATGTTAATGATAAGATTCAAAAGGACATTCATGTACTGGAACAGTGGGGAATTGATTGGGGTTTTAAATTTTCTATTTCAAAGTCACAGGTGGTGTATTTTACTAGAAAAAAAGTCcctgaaacttttaaaattatgcttTATAATCAGCAACAAGTTTCAATAACCAATCTCTGTCAGTACTTAGTGATTGTTGGGAATATTCTAAAAAGTCCAGTGGATTTGGTTGGAATATTGACAATATAGTGAATGATTATGGATTAAAAGAGTTGAAGTATGGCCTAGCATTAGCTTTAAGTAGTGTTCCTCCATGGCTGCTTCCAGTTCCAGaggtaaatattgatttattagtGGGAAAAGGTGAACATCACACTAAGCAAAGTTTTACTGAAGCCTGCTTAAGTTATTTAAATACTTCATATTATggatatttgaaaatgtttacagATGGCTCTAAAGAACCCAAAGGTCATTGTGGTGTTGGTATATATATACCAGAATTTGAAAAAAGATATGGGTATAGAGTGAGTGACCATTTATCAGTATATTCAATAGAGATGACTACAATAATAACTGCCCTTAGGTGGGTTGAAGAGACTAAACCTCTTAGATCAGTTATATGTACTGACTCTATGGTAGTATTACAAAGTTTTATAACAGATAATGCTATATGTGAAGATTTGGTATTAGAAGTAAAGCATcttcttttaaatattataagCCTTGGACTAGCGGTGCAGTTCTGTTGGATTCCAGGCCATTATGGAATAGATGGCAATGACATTGCTGATAAGTTAGTTAAAAAAGCTCTGGAATTAGATCAAGTAGAAATTCACATTCCATTAAGTAAAGGAGATGCTAAAGCTTTAATTAAATCAAAGATTATACTAAGATGGCAAGATGAATGGGATTCCGAGAGTAATGTCAGACACTATTATAGGAATCAGAACTGTGTTGGAGGGAAAATAATCACCTCATTGGGTCTTAATAGGCATGAAGAAGGTATTATAACCGGATTGAGGTTGGGCCACATGCAGGCCTGAATTCCACTTTATCATTAATAGGTAAAAGAAATGCAATATGCTCTGGATGTAAAGTCTTGGAGGAGGTCACCCATGTTTTATTTAGATGTAAGAAATTTGATCAACATGGATAGACTCAGATGCAGAAAATGACATTCATAATATTTTACAGGAGCAAGATATGCAGGGACAAAGAAGCAAGTATTTTATTACGTATCTTAATGATACTGGTTTAAGTAGAAGAATTTAGCTGGGTATATAATTGAATATGTAGTATAAACCgtaatatctttttattttttttgagaaggGTGGGGGGTTTTgctattattttatgattttatgatttaatgtgtCAGCTACCAAGGTCCTTTTACACACTCCTGTGTAGTAGTCCAGTAGGTGGTGGTATGTGTCATAAAGATATGACCCGCCAATAAGCAGAAGAAGAAGTAACCCAGAACATAGGCTAGCCAGCTAATCCAAGCTTCATGGTTAAGGGCCAGGTAATGAGAAGTtgtacacacacttgtggtcttaaTGCTTACTTGAACACTTGgtgccaaatacaggaaatacgtaATTTAAGTAGTCAAGTGATCAAGTGCAAAGACCGCAAGTGTGAGTATTTGGACAAGGCAATTCTTGTAGTCTTCATGCTCACTtaaacacttgggccaaatacaggaaatgcaTAATTTAAGTAGTCGAGTGGACTAGTGCAAAGACCGCAAGTGTAGGCATTTGGATAAGGCATTCATAAGTGGAAAATAGGATATTTCCGATAGCACACGAAGGCAGCATAAATCTCAGCATAATGAGGCACAGGTGAAAACAACAAGCTGATTGATGAACAGATTTGATTGGTCATCCAATATCACTGTGTGATTGAAATTTGAGTACAAAAAGCACAGTATGGCCAAGTGATCTTGTCAAGCTGTagggttaatttatttattttttgataactgTGAAGTTTCTGGCTCTTGCTTGAGAAATTATCATGTCTTGGGCAAAGGGTGTCTTATTTTTCACAATGGCTGTGGTGTCATTGAGTTCTTCTTTAAGGACAGATCCTGAGGTCCTTTCTGAAGTAGGTGTTGCTCATAGTGCAATCTCTAAAAACACAGTCCATTTTGGTAGACTTCTAATTGGTGGCCAAGATACAGTACCTTATAATTCGAAGACATCTGCGTTGAGGTCTTCGATGCCTGATGGGCACCAGTCAAATGAGGAAGGTAATCTGACAATctaagcttttttttgttttgttttttttgagtggcatttcaaacttaacttttttttatttttaagtatggCTTCCTTCTGTCAGCACTAAACTGCGCCATATGGGTTCTTCTGTGCAATGTAGCAATGATTCAATGATCTTGCACATTCGAGGACAGAGAATGCCACACTTCCTGATTGACCGAGGTGGGTGTCTCTTTTTGgttgtgtgggttttttttcttctcacaagTTTCACCTTATCCATCAGGAGAGGAGTCACCAGTGCCTCTGTCTGAGATGCCAGCTAGCTGTGGCTTCTCACTGAAGCGTGCACGCAGGGATGTCTCTCTTGTTGCTCCATACCGGGGCTGTCATGTCAGACAACAGGTTAGTGTGCATGATAAAGGTAGCAAGTGCTGTCTTTGTTCTGGCTGTATGATGCCTCATGAGTTTTTGAAGGCTTTAACTTAACTTCTCAATCTAACAGGGAGGAAGTTATGTTCTGCCGCTCATTATAATGGGCGCTCCAGTGCAAATGTCTTGCCCTGTGGGTCCTCTTCTCCCTACCGTGTCCTGCTTCTCCTTCGGCATGATTGTCACACTTGGCATCAGAGcagattatattaaaattaaaggcAAGTCCCTTAATGCCTCACTCTTTTCAATAAAAGTTGAAAACCATGAGCTTGACACTTTCTATGTTTTTAGTTGATGGATCATGGCAGCCTCTGCTCCTAACATGCTCCCAATGCTCGTTCGCATTTGAGACTACTGCTGCTGGTTCACTGGTTGTCACAGCCCCATTCACCGGGAGCTGTTGGGAAACCACTGTAAGCATGACTGGATGCACTTGACTTGTCTACCGGATGTTTGAAGTTccttattcatgtttttttttgttgttgtcttccTCAGGATACGGCAAAGCAACTCCCTCTGTTGTACGGTGGCCGGGAAGTGACTCTTTCCTGTCCTCTGACACAGCCAACTGTAGCCCCAACCATGGACCCAACCACACCTGCCCGTGACCCAACTGACATGCAACAGATGTTTGACCGTTTTGGAAAGCCATGGTGGTATCCTGTGGCACCTGCTACCCAG encodes:
- the LOC113055005 gene encoding mucin-2-like, coding for MSWAKGVLFFTMAVVSLSSSLRTDPEVLSEVGVAHSAISKNTVHFGRLLIGGQDTVPYNSKTSALRSSMPDGHQSNEEVWLPSVSTKLRHMGSSVQCSNDSMILHIRGQRMPHFLIDRGEESPVPLSEMPASCGFSLKRARRDVSLVAPYRGCHVRQQGGSYVLPLIIMGAPVQMSCPVGPLLPTVSCFSFGMIVTLGIRADYIKIKVDGSWQPLLLTCSQCSFAFETTAAGSLVVTAPFTGSCWETTDTAKQLPLLYGGREVTLSCPLTQPTVAPTMDPTTPARDPTDMQQMFDRFGKPWWYPVAPATQPPTVPPTTATMPHFQYPFQPPMYPPKYPMPIFDPFYSKGDPVAPPALQPPYPWYPKFPPYKNGFHSPVEVTTPATTVPTPAPYQPEHQYPGYPMYPPYYGQPVKPFVAPTVKYPYRLQYPKGPISGPRSPRALSSPALLSSVYRSRR